Proteins encoded by one window of Conger conger chromosome 1, fConCon1.1, whole genome shotgun sequence:
- the LOC133139405 gene encoding chloride intracellular channel protein 4 — protein MSLSIPQNGVKGDGEPVIELFVKAGSDGESIGNCPFSQRLFMILWLKGVVFNVTTVDLKRKPADLQNLAPGTHPPFITYNGEVKTDVNKIEEFLEDVLSPPKYTKLGARHPESNTAGMDIFAKFSAFIKNSKPDANEGLERGLLKTLQKLDEYLRSPLPDEIDQDSMEDVQVSSRKFLDGDEMTLADCNLLPKLHIVKVVARKYRGFDIPQDMSGIWKYLGNAYTREEFTNTCPSDKEIEIAYGDVAKRLVK, from the exons GCCGGGAGCGATGGGGAGAGCATCGGGAACTGTCCCTTCTCCCAGCGCCTCTTCATGATCCTGTGGCTGAAGGGCGTGGTCTTCAACGTCACCACCGTCGACCTGaagag GAAGCCGGCGGATCTGCAGAACCTTGCCCCCGGGACACACCCCCCCTTCATCACCTACAACGGGGAGGTGAAGACCGACGTCAACAAGATCGAGGAGTTCCTGGAGGACGTCCTGAGCCCACCCAA GTACACTAAGCTGGGTGCTCGGCACCCTGAGTCCAACACCGCGGGGATGGACATCTTCGCCAAGTTCTCCGCCTTCATCAAGAACTCCAAACCCGACGCCAACGAGG gccTGGAGCGGGGGCTCCTGAAGACGCTGCAGAAGCTGGATGAGTACCTGCGCTCCCCCCTCCCTGACGAGATCGACCAGGACAGCATGGAGGACGTGCAGGTCTCCTCCCGTAAGTTCCTGGACGGAGACGAGATGACGCTCGCAGACTGCAACCTGCTGCCCAAGCTTCACATCGTCAAG GTGGTGGCGAGGAAGTACCGCGGCTTCGACATCCCGCAGGACATGAGCGGGATCTGGAAGTACCTGGGCAACGCCTACACGCGCGAGGAGTTCACCAACACCTGCCCCAGCGACAAGGAGATCGAGATCGCCTACGGGGACGTGGCCAAGAGGCTCGTCAAGTAG